Proteins encoded in a region of the Pieris rapae chromosome 12, ilPieRapa1.1, whole genome shotgun sequence genome:
- the LOC110993000 gene encoding mast cell protease 1A-like — MTIYIHLWTFVSVFKAVKSDMEGFVVGGEYAKIAQYPHSVFLDINCGDSYICGGSLVTNQLVLTAAHCLSSCQSVRRDHIIIKFGHEVIDRMRTQSVRKYVKHRHYNDETLEFDIAMVMARNAMQLGRFVKRVALMAKYPKQPSAGYMAGWGVVNSEQQESVVLKATVQKFQPSDVCSLLGYLPVGTYCAGPITGRGAPDQGDSGSALMINDYIQVGLVSFKRPDTTRGLVVYTNNDEKLIK; from the exons ATGACAATTTACATTCACCTGTGGACTTTTGTATCTGTGTTTAAGGCTGTCAAAAGTGACATGGAAGGCTTCGTCGTTGGTGGTGAATACGCAAAGATAGCACAGTACCCACATTCTGTGTTTCTAGACATTAATTGTGGGGATTCGTACATTTGTGGTGGATCTTTGGTCACTAATCAATTGGTGTTGACAGCCGCGCATTGTCTTTCGTCGTGCCAATCCGTTCGAAGAGACCATATCATTATAAAGTTTGGCCATGAGGTTATAGATAGAATGAGGACGCAATCAGTGAGGAAGTATGTTAAACATAGGCACTATAATGATGAGACCCTGGAGTTTGATATAGCTATGGTAATGGCGAGGAATGCCATGCAACTGGGGAGATTTGTGAAGCGTGTCGCTTTGATGGCGAAATACCCGAAGCAGCCATCAGCTGGCTACATGGCTGGATGGGGTGTTGTTAAT TCAGAACAACAAGAGTCTGTTGTACTGAAGGCAACAGTTCAAAAGTTTCAACCCAGTGATGTATGCAGTCTTTTAGGATATCTGCCAGTTGGTACATATTGTGCTGGGCCTATTACAGGAAGGGGAGCTCCTGATCA AGGTGACTCCGGCAGCGCCTTAATGATAAATGACTACATTCAAGTGGGTCTGGTTTCCTTCAAGAGGCCAGACACAACCAGAGGTCTAGTTGTATATACAAAC AATGACGAGAAATTGATCAAATga